Proteins encoded within one genomic window of Fusobacterium sp. SYSU M8D902:
- a CDS encoding TRAP transporter large permease subunit encodes MKIVDKLEEWIGGTLFVGMFLVLVLQIISRQVLGKPLMWSEELSSLIFVYVGMLGISMGIRKQTHVLIDFLFTRFSPMVQKIVFTISQLIILVCIIFMGYLGNILYQKKWIFELVSLKISSGWMYLALPLISILMLFRFYQAYKENYENDKVLIKPVFILIALAIIIGLVIVNPKIFAALRVSKYIKLGSMGGFVTIAVWLVMIFAGLPVGWSLMAATLFYFSTGRWNVVYFASAKLVDSLNSFSLLSVPFFVLTGILMNGSGITERIFNFAKALLGHYTGGMGHVNVAASLIFSGMSGSAIADAGGLGQLEIKAMRDEGYDDDICGGITAASCIIGPLVPPSISMIVYGVIANQSIAKLFLAGFVPGVLTTIALMIMNYFICKKRGYKKAKKATFKEQVHAFKKSFWALLTPFIIIGGIFSGLFTPTEAAVVAALYSVVLGAFIYKELTIESFFKHCVEAMAISGVTVLMIITVTFFGDMIAREQIAMRIADLFMKFASSKLTVLIMINALLLFLGMFIDALALQFLVLPMLIPVAANVGIDLVFFGVMTTLNMMIGILTPPMGMALFVVAQVGKMSVSTVAKGVLPFLIPIFITLVIITVFPGIITFLPNLIM; translated from the coding sequence ATGAAAATAGTTGATAAATTAGAAGAGTGGATTGGAGGGACCCTATTTGTAGGAATGTTCTTGGTATTGGTGTTACAGATTATATCAAGACAGGTACTAGGAAAACCTCTTATGTGGAGTGAGGAGCTTTCAAGTTTAATATTTGTTTATGTAGGAATGTTAGGAATAAGTATGGGAATAAGAAAACAGACACACGTACTAATAGATTTCTTATTTACTAGATTTAGTCCAATGGTTCAAAAAATAGTTTTCACAATATCTCAATTGATTATATTGGTTTGTATTATCTTTATGGGATATTTGGGAAATATTTTGTATCAAAAGAAATGGATATTTGAGTTGGTATCGTTAAAAATATCAAGTGGTTGGATGTATTTAGCACTACCTTTGATCTCAATACTTATGTTATTCCGTTTTTATCAGGCATATAAAGAGAACTATGAAAATGATAAAGTTCTTATAAAACCAGTATTTATACTTATAGCTCTAGCTATAATAATAGGTTTAGTAATAGTAAATCCAAAGATATTTGCTGCATTGAGAGTATCTAAATATATCAAATTAGGTAGTATGGGTGGATTTGTAACAATAGCTGTATGGCTAGTAATGATATTTGCTGGACTTCCAGTAGGATGGTCATTAATGGCAGCAACACTTTTCTATTTCTCAACTGGAAGATGGAATGTAGTATATTTTGCATCAGCAAAATTAGTAGATAGTTTAAATAGTTTTAGCTTATTGAGTGTACCGTTCTTTGTACTTACAGGTATATTGATGAATGGTTCAGGAATCACTGAAAGAATATTCAACTTTGCAAAAGCATTATTGGGACACTATACTGGAGGAATGGGACATGTAAACGTAGCAGCATCTCTTATTTTCTCTGGAATGTCAGGATCAGCTATTGCAGATGCTGGTGGATTGGGACAATTGGAAATAAAGGCTATGAGAGATGAGGGTTATGATGATGATATCTGTGGAGGTATCACAGCAGCTTCTTGTATAATAGGTCCATTAGTGCCACCTAGTATCAGTATGATAGTTTATGGTGTAATTGCTAACCAATCAATAGCAAAACTATTCTTAGCAGGATTTGTTCCTGGAGTATTAACAACAATAGCTTTAATGATAATGAACTATTTTATTTGTAAAAAAAGAGGATATAAGAAAGCTAAAAAAGCTACTTTTAAAGAGCAAGTTCACGCTTTTAAAAAGTCTTTCTGGGCTCTATTAACTCCATTTATAATAATAGGTGGAATCTTCTCAGGACTATTTACTCCAACAGAAGCAGCAGTTGTAGCAGCTCTATATTCAGTTGTTTTAGGAGCTTTTATATATAAAGAGTTAACTATTGAATCTTTCTTTAAACATTGTGTAGAAGCTATGGCAATAAGTGGAGTTACAGTATTAATGATAATTACTGTTACTTTCTTTGGAGATATGATAGCTAGAGAGCAGATTGCAATGAGAATAGCTGATCTATTTATGAAGTTTGCAAGTTCTAAATTAACAGTGTTAATAATGATAAATGCATTATTACTTTTCTTAGGAATGTTTATAGATGCTTTAGCATTACAATTCCTAGTATTACCTATGTTAATTCCTGTAGCTGCAAATGTTGGAATAGATTTAGTATTCTTTGGAGTAATGACAACTTTAAATATGATGATAGGAATTTTAACACCTCCAATGGGAATGGCTCTATTTGTGGTTGCCCAAGTTGGAAAAATGTCAGTAAGTACAGTAGCAAAAGGAGTACTGCCATTTTTAATACCAATATTTATAACATTAGTAATTATAACTGTTTTCCCAGGAATAATAACTTTCTTACCAAATTTAATAATGTAA
- a CDS encoding sialic acid TRAP transporter substrate-binding protein SiaP — MKKSLRILGLGMLFGVMTTAALAAEYELKMGMVAGTSSNEYKAAEYFAKQLKEKSNGQIEVSIFPNGQLGDDRSMIEQLSGGALDFTFAELGRFSIFFPEAEVYTLPYMMKDFNHMQKATWETEFGKNLIGKINDELGITILAQGYNGTRETTSNKAIKSIKDMKGLKLRVPTAPANLNYAKYSGASPTPMAFSEVYLALQTNSVDGQENPLSAIRAQKFYEVQPYLAMTNHIINDQLYIVSNSTMEMLPEDLQQVVKAAAEDAANYHTKLFVDEEANLKDFFKSNGVTITEPNTDEFKTAMQPVYEEYTKKNGKVGEEGIKEINAVR, encoded by the coding sequence ATGAAAAAGAGTTTAAGAATTTTAGGACTAGGAATGTTATTTGGAGTAATGACAACAGCAGCACTTGCAGCAGAGTATGAACTTAAAATGGGAATGGTAGCTGGAACATCATCAAATGAGTATAAAGCAGCAGAGTATTTTGCAAAACAATTAAAAGAAAAATCAAATGGACAGATTGAAGTTTCTATTTTCCCAAATGGACAACTTGGAGACGATAGAAGTATGATAGAGCAACTATCAGGAGGAGCATTAGACTTTACATTTGCAGAATTAGGAAGATTCTCTATATTTTTCCCAGAAGCAGAAGTATATACTTTACCATATATGATGAAAGATTTTAACCATATGCAAAAAGCAACTTGGGAAACTGAGTTTGGTAAAAACTTAATTGGAAAAATCAATGATGAGTTAGGAATTACAATATTAGCACAAGGATATAACGGAACAAGAGAAACTACTTCAAACAAAGCAATCAAATCTATTAAAGATATGAAAGGTTTAAAATTAAGAGTTCCAACTGCACCAGCAAACTTAAACTATGCTAAATATTCAGGAGCATCTCCTACACCAATGGCATTCTCAGAAGTTTACTTAGCTCTACAAACTAACTCAGTAGATGGACAAGAGAACCCATTATCAGCTATAAGAGCACAAAAATTCTATGAGGTACAACCATATTTGGCAATGACTAACCATATAATCAATGACCAATTATACATTGTAAGTAACTCTACTATGGAGATGTTACCAGAGGATTTACAACAAGTAGTAAAAGCAGCAGCTGAAGATGCAGCAAACTATCATACAAAATTATTCGTAGATGAAGAAGCAAACTTAAAAGATTTCTTTAAATCTAATGGAGTAACAATAACTGAACCAAATACAGATGAGTTTAAAACAGCTATGCAACCAGTATATGAAGAGTATACTAAGAAAAATGGAAAAGTTGGAGAAGAGGGAATTAAAGAGATTAACGCAGTAAGATAG
- a CDS encoding LacI family DNA-binding transcriptional regulator, with amino-acid sequence MLRRELAMITQKEIAEKLGISRTTVARAINGSPLIKEETKKKILELVKETNYEKNYLGSSLGAKKSKRVCALVVKSRNEFYTQEILRGIEEVANEYRAYNYHIDIKITDINDPEEQLDVLKKVLKERDLDGIIITPLDKNRVYEILKPKLKDLKILSLGIRLHRDIPHVGPDHKKQGKIAAGLMSQLLRRDEKILIIDNGDDKVSSKLYLDGFLKRITEENFQIEGPINLSGIEESIEYLEEKLKSDNIKGLYINRYAHDILDKVPHNLLEDRKIVTNGIGIIIKKLIRKKIIDITVMEEIASEGYMAGKRVFEMLYRNKEQDRNWDISKSHIIFYENLED; translated from the coding sequence ATTTTAAGGAGAGAGCTTGCTATGATAACACAAAAAGAGATAGCTGAAAAATTGGGGATAAGCAGAACAACTGTAGCAAGAGCTATAAATGGAAGTCCTTTAATAAAAGAAGAAACGAAAAAAAAGATTTTGGAGTTAGTAAAAGAGACTAACTATGAAAAAAATTATCTAGGAAGCTCACTAGGAGCCAAAAAGAGCAAAAGAGTGTGTGCTTTGGTAGTTAAATCTAGAAATGAGTTTTATACTCAAGAGATATTGAGAGGGATAGAAGAGGTAGCTAATGAATATAGAGCTTACAACTATCATATTGATATTAAGATAACAGATATTAACGATCCAGAGGAACAGTTAGATGTTTTAAAAAAAGTATTAAAAGAGAGAGATTTAGATGGAATAATAATAACTCCACTAGATAAGAATAGAGTATATGAAATATTAAAACCTAAATTAAAGGATCTGAAAATTTTATCGTTGGGAATTAGATTGCACAGAGATATTCCACATGTAGGTCCAGATCATAAGAAACAAGGGAAGATAGCAGCAGGATTGATGTCACAACTTCTACGTAGAGATGAAAAGATACTGATCATTGACAATGGAGATGATAAAGTTTCATCAAAACTCTATTTAGATGGATTTCTAAAAAGAATAACTGAGGAAAATTTCCAAATAGAGGGACCAATTAATTTGAGTGGAATAGAGGAGAGCATAGAGTATTTAGAGGAAAAATTGAAGAGCGATAATATAAAAGGTTTATACATCAATAGATATGCTCACGATATACTGGATAAAGTGCCACATAATCTATTAGAAGATAGAAAGATTGTAACTAATGGTATTGGAATAATTATAAAAAAATTGATAAGAAAAAAAATTATTGATATTACAGTAATGGAAGAGATAGCATCAGAAGGGTATATGGCAGGGAAAAGAGTATTTGAAATGCTATATAGAAACAAAGAACAAGATAGGAATTGGGATATTTCAAAATCGCACATAATCTTTTATGAGAATTTAGAAGATTAA
- a CDS encoding sodium:solute symporter: protein MSWHWLNWIVILLYFIGMFMVGVYFSKRANSTEDYFKAGGRVPSWVTACSIYATALSSISFIAIPASVFSKGWLLGMAPLGIIPIVWVAAVVFVPFFRRVNVTTAYEYLGKRFDNKFRLIGSLAFILFHIVRMAIVLYLPTLALQQALPSLNPVVLTVGVAIFCVAYTSMGGIEAVLWSDAIQTIVLLFGAILIIIAGFTAAPEGVGQGFSTLSENGMLLNSDFFSLDLAKISIWTMLIGGFVNSIYAYVGSQDIVQRYNTTKNEHEAKRSLFMNIPLLLTSIFIFVGMGSALFIFFKYKAQLPAGINGNAILPYFVIQYIPTGISGLVLAAIFAAAQSTVSSSLNSVSTCMTADILEHLRPDMTDHQKLSFAKKSSWLVGILSTIIAVHFLYSGQGDMFLYFQAITGLLGGPIAGVFLAGIFFEKVDTKAVWIGFIASILIALYLTNPMGIASAIIPNYVQPKVFEFMISFLIIGGSVIISLIASFFTASPEKHQIEGLTYSSVKKMKEDSKLG from the coding sequence ATGAGCTGGCACTGGCTTAACTGGATTGTTATTTTACTGTATTTTATAGGAATGTTTATGGTTGGGGTTTATTTCTCTAAAAGAGCTAACTCTACTGAAGATTACTTCAAAGCAGGGGGAAGAGTTCCTTCTTGGGTTACTGCTTGCAGTATCTATGCAACTGCATTATCTTCTATTTCATTCATAGCTATTCCTGCATCTGTCTTTAGTAAAGGTTGGCTACTTGGTATGGCTCCATTAGGAATAATTCCTATTGTTTGGGTTGCTGCTGTAGTATTTGTTCCTTTCTTTAGAAGAGTTAATGTCACTACTGCTTATGAATATCTTGGGAAAAGATTTGACAACAAATTTAGACTTATTGGAAGTTTAGCTTTTATTCTATTTCATATAGTTAGAATGGCTATTGTTCTTTACTTACCAACACTAGCTTTACAACAAGCACTTCCATCACTTAATCCTGTTGTTTTAACAGTTGGAGTAGCTATTTTCTGTGTAGCTTATACTTCTATGGGAGGAATTGAAGCTGTACTATGGTCTGATGCTATACAAACTATTGTTCTTCTATTTGGAGCTATTTTAATTATCATAGCTGGATTTACTGCAGCTCCTGAAGGAGTTGGACAAGGATTTTCTACTCTATCTGAAAATGGAATGTTATTAAATAGTGACTTTTTCAGTTTAGATCTAGCAAAAATTAGTATTTGGACTATGTTAATTGGTGGATTTGTAAACTCTATCTATGCATATGTTGGAAGTCAGGATATAGTACAAAGATACAATACTACAAAAAATGAGCATGAAGCTAAAAGAAGTTTATTTATGAATATTCCTTTACTACTTACTAGTATTTTTATCTTTGTGGGTATGGGATCTGCTTTATTTATATTCTTTAAATACAAAGCACAACTTCCTGCTGGAATCAATGGTAATGCTATACTACCATATTTTGTAATCCAATATATACCTACTGGTATTTCAGGACTTGTTTTAGCAGCTATATTTGCTGCTGCTCAATCTACTGTTTCTTCAAGTTTAAACTCTGTTTCTACTTGTATGACTGCAGATATTTTAGAGCACTTAAGACCTGATATGACTGATCATCAAAAACTATCTTTTGCTAAAAAGTCTAGCTGGTTAGTTGGTATCCTTAGTACAATAATTGCTGTACATTTCCTATATTCAGGACAAGGAGATATGTTCCTATATTTCCAAGCTATAACTGGTTTATTAGGTGGACCTATTGCTGGAGTATTCCTTGCAGGTATCTTCTTTGAAAAAGTTGATACAAAAGCTGTTTGGATTGGATTTATAGCTTCTATATTAATAGCACTATATCTAACTAATCCTATGGGAATAGCTAGTGCAATTATACCTAATTATGTTCAACCTAAAGTATTTGAGTTTATGATCTCTTTCTTAATAATTGGTGGAAGTGTTATTATTTCTCTTATTGCTTCATTTTTCACTGCTTCACCAGAAAAACATCAAATAGAAGGTTTAACTTATTCTTCTGTTAAGAAAATGAAAGAAGATAGCAAATTAGGATAA
- a CDS encoding ComF family protein, with the protein MKINPMIIEGNWQEGYTLDYFMLKSNYEGEDIFGYPIFDVEYSEIGKALNELKYHKEYDKAIDIAEVATDFIRNQWKIEDKIDGIIATPPTFKREIQPLFQIVKHLGENLNKPISLDFFRKLSSEEMKKLPIEKKMELFKNSISKERKLTKRGNILIVDDIFSTGATLRNLCELLKDDIYVDNIYVLTICKNIKSE; encoded by the coding sequence GTGAAGATAAATCCTATGATAATAGAAGGAAACTGGCAGGAAGGTTATACATTAGATTATTTTATGCTAAAGAGTAATTATGAAGGGGAAGATATATTTGGTTATCCTATATTTGATGTTGAATATAGTGAGATTGGAAAAGCTTTAAATGAATTAAAATATCATAAAGAGTATGATAAGGCTATTGATATAGCAGAAGTTGCTACTGATTTTATAAGAAATCAATGGAAGATAGAGGATAAGATAGATGGAATAATAGCTACTCCTCCTACTTTTAAAAGGGAGATACAGCCACTTTTTCAAATAGTAAAACATCTAGGTGAAAATTTAAACAAACCAATTTCATTGGACTTTTTTAGAAAATTGAGCTCTGAAGAGATGAAAAAACTACCAATAGAAAAGAAAATGGAACTATTCAAAAATAGTATCAGTAAGGAGAGAAAACTAACTAAGAGAGGTAATATACTCATTGTTGATGATATTTTTAGTACAGGAGCTACTTTGAGAAATCTATGTGAATTATTGAAAGATGATATCTATGTAGATAATATCTATGTCTTAACAATTTGTAAAAATATAAAGAGTGAATAA
- a CDS encoding cold-shock protein: MLNGKVKWFNKEKGFGFVTSEDGNDYFVHFTGIIGDGFRTLEEGQAVTFEVTEGKKGPMAIDVKVA, translated from the coding sequence ATGTTAAATGGAAAAGTAAAATGGTTTAATAAAGAGAAGGGGTTTGGATTTGTAACTAGCGAAGATGGAAACGATTATTTCGTACACTTTACTGGAATTATCGGAGATGGATTTAGAACTTTAGAGGAGGGACAAGCTGTTACTTTTGAGGTTACTGAAGGTAAAAAAGGTCCTATGGCTATTGACGTAAAAGTTGCTTAA
- a CDS encoding BglG family transcription antiterminator, translating into MTNRMLEILKIFLENGGRSSYKYISEVVQINERTIRYDIEKINQTLSENRFNIIEKRSKGELLFTDLTELSNIISFFQKNISTDEIKDEIILFKILFQGRINLNELCVELDVSRTTIKSIIRVIREKFEKYTLKLETEVQKGLILVGEESSIRTVQLKFLNRYFNYFSNNSSQYIVKLLKEIFSNELREEAKLFIDLLMKENNTVIADEPYLTFQNYICIMIWRIKNGRVLTSIENENFFRRTTEFLQIKRNVGRLEKKFDVDINEMEILRVTDLYLGCHNYCDESNFYNFWIEIDILAKKIIENFSINMEIDLTKDKDLLYGIINHLKPTIHRLKNNILLENSILDDFLKNYKPIFEATKKSVYPLEEFIGMELTLDEIAFLGTHFKSAIDKNFSLEKKVLIVCGFGYGTSKLLAQQLKNTYSIFVKDIIPVYKLEEYDLEEIDLIVTTLHLENRFSKPLVQVNTILSGDDRINLERAGLQEQQRKVKFTNLIKIIEKNTLITNLSTLKKELKELMGDLLIDDTSKNILSLSELLGDNIILQSEAKGWKEAVQDIGELLIEEGACNISYIESMIKKIEEYGSYMVTNKKIAIPHSKNDNNVFKTSMGLLILKEEIDFPGGLPVKIILIFTSNDGEEHLEALADFMDLTNNHSFIAKLDEFVNPRKVLDTIKKFEFLSKIGKNR; encoded by the coding sequence ATGACAAATAGAATGTTAGAGATATTAAAAATATTTTTAGAGAATGGTGGAAGATCATCCTATAAATATATTTCTGAAGTGGTTCAAATAAATGAGAGAACCATTAGATATGATATAGAGAAAATTAATCAAACTCTTTCTGAAAATAGATTTAATATTATTGAAAAAAGATCTAAGGGTGAACTACTATTTACAGATTTAACTGAACTCTCTAACATAATCTCTTTCTTTCAAAAAAATATTTCTACTGATGAGATAAAAGATGAGATTATTCTATTCAAAATCTTATTTCAAGGTAGGATAAATTTAAATGAGCTATGTGTTGAATTGGATGTAAGTAGGACAACAATAAAAAGTATAATAAGAGTAATTCGTGAAAAATTTGAAAAGTATACTCTAAAGTTGGAAACAGAGGTTCAGAAAGGTTTAATCCTAGTAGGAGAGGAAAGTAGTATTAGAACAGTTCAGTTAAAATTTTTAAATAGATATTTTAACTATTTTTCTAATAACAGCTCTCAATATATAGTGAAACTATTGAAAGAGATATTTTCAAATGAATTGAGAGAGGAAGCTAAATTATTTATAGATCTATTGATGAAAGAAAATAATACTGTAATTGCTGATGAACCATATTTGACATTTCAAAATTATATCTGTATTATGATTTGGAGAATAAAAAATGGTAGAGTTTTAACAAGTATTGAGAATGAAAATTTTTTTAGAAGAACTACAGAATTTTTACAGATAAAGAGAAATGTAGGAAGATTAGAGAAAAAATTTGATGTAGATATAAATGAAATGGAGATTTTAAGAGTGACTGACCTATATCTAGGATGTCATAACTATTGTGATGAGAGTAATTTTTATAATTTTTGGATAGAGATAGATATTTTAGCTAAGAAGATAATAGAGAATTTTTCTATTAATATGGAGATAGATCTAACTAAGGACAAGGATCTTTTATATGGAATTATTAATCATTTAAAACCGACTATACATAGATTAAAAAATAATATCTTGTTGGAGAACTCCATTTTAGATGATTTTTTAAAAAATTATAAGCCTATTTTTGAAGCTACTAAAAAATCTGTCTATCCATTAGAAGAGTTTATAGGAATGGAACTTACTTTAGATGAGATCGCTTTTTTAGGAACTCATTTTAAGAGTGCCATAGATAAAAATTTTTCATTAGAGAAAAAAGTTCTAATTGTTTGTGGTTTTGGTTATGGAACATCAAAACTGTTAGCTCAACAATTGAAAAATACTTATAGTATCTTTGTGAAAGATATAATTCCAGTATATAAATTAGAGGAGTATGATCTAGAAGAGATAGATCTAATTGTAACTACTCTACACTTAGAGAATAGATTTTCAAAACCTCTAGTACAGGTGAATACAATCTTATCAGGTGACGATAGGATAAATTTAGAAAGAGCTGGTCTGCAGGAGCAACAGAGAAAGGTTAAATTCACTAACTTGATAAAGATTATAGAAAAAAATACTCTGATAACTAATCTATCAACATTAAAAAAAGAGTTAAAAGAGCTTATGGGAGATCTTCTTATTGATGATACCAGCAAAAATATACTCTCTCTTTCTGAACTTTTAGGAGATAATATAATTTTACAGAGTGAGGCTAAAGGTTGGAAGGAGGCCGTTCAAGATATTGGAGAGTTATTGATAGAGGAAGGAGCATGTAATATAAGCTATATAGAGAGTATGATTAAGAAAATAGAAGAGTATGGATCCTATATGGTAACTAATAAAAAAATTGCTATTCCTCACAGTAAGAATGATAATAATGTATTTAAAACAAGTATGGGACTTTTGATATTAAAAGAAGAGATAGATTTTCCAGGAGGTTTACCTGTAAAAATAATATTAATTTTTACATCTAATGATGGAGAGGAACATTTAGAGGCTTTGGCAGATTTTATGGATTTGACGAATAATCACAGTTTTATAGCAAAATTAGATGAGTTTGTAAATCCTAGAAAAGTATTAGACACCATTAAGAAATTTGAATTTTTATCTAAGATAGGAAAAAATAGGTAA
- a CDS encoding PTS fructose transporter subunit EIIC: MNFRNLIDESLIVLDSDCKTKIEVINKLVDLLDASGVLENRDEFFKVVMERETKSPTGLEEGLAIPHGKSTTVKNAKISAIRLKNKISDWESVDEDNEVELAFLIAIPDSEKGSTHIEVLSNLTTLFMEDGFLEELKNAKTKKEFLNVILKEEKVEEEKVEENTFTYEVEEKKDFKQTLNRMKEHLLFGTSHMIPFIVAGGVLLSLAVMLSGKGAVPDSGFLKEMADMGIAGLTLFTAVLGGYIAYSIADKPGLAPGMIGSWIAVQNYKTGFLGAIIVGFIAGFIVQYLKKIKLPDSMKSLGSIFIYPLIGTFLVCSVVIWIIGTPIASMMGAMNNWLAGMAGSGKVLLGTILGGMTAFDMGGPINKVATLFAQTQVDTQPWLMGGVGIAICTPPLGMALATFMSPKKYTKDEKEAGKAAAIMGLIGISEGAIPFAAADPMRVLPAIVAGGIVGNVIGFLMNCINHAPWGGWIVLPVVEGKIGYIIGTIAGALVTAIIVNSLKPVAVEEEELKEEIENYESVQGEGEAEVLAITSCPSGVAHTFLAAKALEKTAAKLGVKIKVETQGANGIVNRITPKDVENAKVIIFAHDVAIKEPHRFKNIKVVDVKTKVAIQDPKTLIQNSLK, from the coding sequence ATGAATTTTAGAAATTTAATTGATGAAAGTCTAATTGTTCTTGATTCTGATTGCAAAACAAAAATTGAAGTTATCAATAAATTAGTTGATCTTCTAGATGCAAGTGGAGTTTTAGAAAATAGAGATGAATTTTTTAAAGTTGTTATGGAGAGAGAAACAAAATCTCCTACTGGATTAGAAGAGGGGTTAGCTATTCCACATGGAAAATCTACAACTGTTAAAAATGCTAAGATTTCAGCAATAAGATTAAAGAACAAAATCTCTGACTGGGAATCAGTTGATGAAGACAACGAGGTTGAATTAGCTTTCTTAATAGCTATTCCAGATTCTGAAAAAGGTTCTACTCATATAGAAGTTCTTTCAAATTTGACTACTCTATTTATGGAAGATGGATTTTTAGAGGAGTTAAAAAATGCTAAAACTAAAAAAGAGTTTCTAAATGTCATACTAAAAGAGGAGAAAGTAGAGGAAGAAAAAGTGGAAGAAAATACTTTTACTTATGAAGTTGAAGAGAAAAAAGATTTTAAACAAACTTTAAATAGAATGAAGGAACACTTACTATTTGGAACATCTCATATGATTCCATTTATAGTTGCTGGTGGAGTATTACTTTCGTTAGCTGTAATGTTATCTGGAAAAGGTGCTGTCCCTGATAGTGGTTTCTTAAAAGAGATGGCAGATATGGGTATTGCAGGACTTACTCTTTTCACTGCTGTTTTAGGAGGATATATAGCTTACTCTATAGCTGATAAACCAGGTTTAGCACCAGGTATGATAGGATCTTGGATAGCAGTTCAAAACTATAAAACTGGATTCTTAGGAGCAATCATTGTTGGTTTTATAGCTGGATTTATTGTTCAATATTTAAAGAAAATAAAATTACCAGATAGTATGAAGTCACTAGGTTCAATATTTATCTATCCCCTAATTGGAACTTTCTTAGTATGTTCAGTTGTAATCTGGATAATAGGTACTCCTATTGCAAGTATGATGGGAGCAATGAACAATTGGCTAGCTGGAATGGCTGGTAGTGGAAAAGTTTTATTAGGAACTATTTTAGGTGGAATGACTGCATTTGATATGGGTGGACCTATCAATAAAGTTGCTACTCTTTTTGCTCAAACTCAAGTTGATACTCAACCTTGGTTGATGGGAGGAGTTGGAATCGCTATCTGTACTCCACCTTTAGGAATGGCATTAGCTACATTTATGTCTCCTAAAAAATATACAAAAGATGAAAAAGAAGCTGGAAAAGCTGCTGCTATTATGGGACTTATTGGTATTAGTGAAGGTGCAATTCCATTTGCTGCTGCTGACCCTATGAGAGTTTTACCTGCCATAGTTGCTGGAGGTATTGTTGGAAACGTTATCGGTTTCTTAATGAACTGTATTAACCATGCTCCTTGGGGAGGTTGGATTGTTCTTCCAGTTGTTGAAGGAAAAATAGGATATATAATTGGTACTATAGCTGGAGCTTTAGTTACTGCAATAATTGTAAATAGTTTAAAACCTGTTGCTGTTGAAGAAGAGGAGCTAAAAGAAGAGATTGAAAATTACGAAAGTGTACAAGGTGAAGGAGAAGCAGAAGTTTTAGCAATAACATCTTGTCCTTCTGGAGTAGCTCATACTTTCTTAGCTGCAAAAGCTCTAGAAAAAACTGCTGCTAAATTAGGAGTAAAAATAAAAGTAGAAACTCAAGGAGCAAATGGAATCGTTAACAGAATAACTCCAAAAGATGTTGAGAATGCTAAAGTTATTATCTTTGCTCATGATGTTGCTATTAAAGAACCTCATAGATTTAAAAATATAAAAGTAGTAGATGTTAAAACTAAGGTAGCTATTCAAGATCCAAAAACTCTAATTCAAAATAGCTTAAAATAA
- a CDS encoding PTS sugar transporter subunit IIA: protein MGLITEKLVMLELDCSTKKEVIERMAKAFAEEEFVEDYEEFLTALYKREDIAPTAVGYDVGLPHGTSKTVKKPGIAFARLKTPIMWNVEEKEIAKMVFMLAIPDEGKGTDKISVLIDLSKKILDDSFREKVMKLSKVSEIARLINE from the coding sequence ATGGGACTAATAACAGAGAAGTTAGTAATGTTAGAGTTAGATTGTAGCACAAAAAAAGAAGTGATAGAGAGAATGGCAAAGGCATTTGCTGAAGAGGAATTTGTTGAAGATTATGAAGAGTTTTTAACTGCTTTATATAAGAGAGAGGATATAGCACCAACTGCTGTAGGATATGATGTTGGATTGCCTCATGGTACTTCAAAAACTGTAAAGAAACCAGGAATAGCATTTGCAAGATTAAAAACTCCAATTATGTGGAATGTAGAAGAGAAAGAGATTGCCAAAATGGTATTTATGTTAGCTATCCCAGATGAAGGAAAGGGAACTGATAAAATTAGTGTATTGATAGATCTATCTAAAAAAATTCTTGATGATAGTTTTAGAGAAAAAGTTATGAAATTATCAAAAGTTAGTGAAATAGCTAGATTAATAAACGAATAG